The following DNA comes from Deltaproteobacteria bacterium.
AGGGTGGAAGCCATCGTTCCTATTTTTGACAGAGTCTTAAAAGAAAAATTATGGCAAACCCTGCAACTTTGTTTAAATGATCAACGTCAATCATGGTTGATGCAGCCAGATGGTCGTTATATCAAAAGAGATTTAAATCAAGAAGGTGTTCATCAAAAGTTGATGCAAATTGCAAAACAAAGTGTTCAAATTATTGAAGAATCATAGAAGAGTCATTTTTAATTAATATTTTGAATCAGGTGAGGACCGATGCTTTTATATATTGTGAGACATGCCATTGCCGAAGACCGAGACCTATTTGCCAAAAAAAATCCAGAAGACAGTTTACGCCCTTTAACGATGAAGGGGAAAAAGAGAATGAGAAAAATAATTCAGGGAATTAAGAGAGAGCTTGCTGAAATCGAGCTTATTGTAACAAGCCCTTTTCTTCGTGCTAAACAAACGGCAAATCTTATTTCCGAAATGATTGGGAAAATCCAAATCGTTGAAAGCGCAGAACTTGTTCCCCAAGCGCCTCCCCAGGCCATCATTAAATGGTTAAAAATGGAGGGAATTAAACACAAAAAGATTTTGATCGTAGGCCATGAACCCCATTTGAGCTCCTTAGCAAGCTTACTATTGAGCGGAAAATCGGAAGGGCGCTTTATCGAATTTAAAAAGTCTTCCATAGCCTTGATAGAGACCGGAAATTTTTCGGAGCTCACTCCCTCCAGGGCGAGCCTCTTATGGCTGCTATCACCCAAAATGCGATGAGGATGGAATCTGAATCTCTAGAAGTGTCTTTTTTACTGTATAAAACAAGTACACTATAAAAATTTCATGTTTTAATTTAGAATCACTAGAAATTTGCAGCATCGTTTTTACAAGCATAAGACGAAATCCAAAGAAGGCATTACTTATGAGAATAGTCCTAGTGTTCATATATTTGATAGCACTTTCACCCTTTCTGGCATTAGCTGAAAAAGTCGAATTTCGTTACGAGTTTAATAATGAAACTTTGTTTTTTCGCTTTAATTCTGACGGGTCGCCAGATGAAGTTCATATATTAGATCAAGATGACAAAAATTGGAGACTTTTAGCAAAGGGAAAAATTTCAGAGCTCACATTGCCAGTTCATGATAATATTCCAGTACTGCCGGATGGGGTGAGACTTGGATCCCAAAAGACATCCGATTTTAACATCGTCATTGATGGTCACTGGGCTCTTTTAGTCTTGGCAAAAGGCATACCGCCCATACCGCCAGGACAAGGCAGGTACCTGCTTCCTGATGTAAATGTTTCGAATATCCATTACTCGCAAGGCTTTGATTATAATAATGATTTTTACCGTATCATCTCTTATCAAACGAATACGGGTCCCAAAACTATAATAGTTCGACGCTCTGATGGTAAATACCGGTTATTGGCAAAAAAGAAAATTTCATTCGATAAAAACACTGCCATCCAAAATAGAATTATTAATATTCCAGGTTTAGCAAGAACATTTAATATTGACGATTTTGAAGGTGGACCATCTGCTAAATTTGAACGCCTACATGAGATTCATGAAGAGATCGAACGCCTACGAGAGGATCTAAAGAACACGATCTTCGGGCAAGATCTTGCTCTCAACGCCCTCGTAAATTCTTATCGCGAATTGAAAACAAACACTTCAAACAAACCTCGAGTGGTACTCGCAATGGGGCCATCAGGAACAGGCAAGAGCTATACAGCTGAAACGTTTGCTGAGCTAAAAGCAAATGGTTTAGTCATGACGATCAAAGGAAATGAGTTTAATGCTCATGCTGGATCATTAGATTATATGAAGTTATTAGGAGGAGCCAAAGGAACATCAGCTGACAAAGAAGGTTCATTAATTACGTGGCTAAAATCACTTGAAGGCAAGCAAGGTGTTCTTATCATCGACGAGGGTGATAAAATGCATCCCGAAATTTGGTTAAAAATGATGGAGTTCTTAAACACTGGGATTTTAACAGATAACGAAGGGAAACTAATTAAAACTGAAAATTTGGTCGTATTCATTACCACGAATCGCGGTGTTAAGCGTATGTTTCCGAGTAATTCAAAAAATTGGTCACAAGCGCAAATCGACGAGCGTGCGGCTAGCCTTACGCAAGAACAGTTGAAAGCCTTTTATTTGCAAAAAGAAGGATTGGACGACAAAAATGTTCTTCCACCAGAAGTTCTCAATCGTATTGATGAATTTATTCCATATGCCCCGCTAACTCCTGAAGCCGCAGTAGGCATCGTCAAAAAAATTTCGACCGAGCTCAGTGATCACTATGAAATTGAATTTGGAATTTATTTTGAAGCCTCTGCTGAGGTATTAAGAGAGTTAGCCTTGGCTGACTTTAATGGATCTATTGATGGCCGTGCGGTAAAAAGAAATCTTTCAAAACTTTATAGCGATGGGTTGCACCTGGCGGCCAAAAAATTGGGGCTCAAGACAGAAGGTCATGTGCATTTGGAGTTAAGTACGAACCCTAAAGGCCAAAGATTTCTTCAAATGCGGGTTGATAGTGAAAGCCTACCATTAGCACCTCTTAGCCAGGTTAAATTAAGTCCAATGGAAGATCCTATTCAAGCACAAAGGCTTTTGAATATGGAATCTGAATTAAATTTGGAAGTCTTCGGGCAGACCGAAGCCATGCATGATATCGCCGAAGCGGCGAAGGCCCACGGGGGAATGAATAATAATGGACGACCATTGATTATTTTTCTCGGAGGTATTTCTGGGAACGGAAAAACTGAAACAGGCCGCGCCCTGGCTAAGGTTCGCTATGGCTCAGAAAATCGCCTCGCCATTATTCCTTTAGGTGGTGTTCAAAATGATGCTCAATTCGATAACATTTTTGGAATTTCAGCGCAATATAGAGGCGGCGATGTTGAGCGTGTTTTCGAAAAGGCACTTCGTGAAAATCCAGAAGGTGGAGTTTTAGTTTTTGATGAAATTTCAAATATGGGCGGTATGGACCGCGCCATAAAAGAAGGTCTATTAATGAAATTCTATGATCTTTTTGAAGAGGGTCGTTACATATCTCCCATTGATGGACGTGAATATAATTTAGATAAGTACACAATTGTTTTAACTGGCAATGATGGGCAAGATGCCTTTCGAGGCATGACCAATGATGATCTTCTGCTTACTACTTGGAAAGAAAATAAATCTCCAGATCGAATTCGCAGGATGTTACTAGCCCGAGGTTGGCCACAGGCCCTCATTAATAGGGTGACAATAAAATTATTATTAAAACCAACTTTGAGTACAGAAATTGGTCGAATTGCCAAAAAACTGCTGAAGCGTGAGCTTGACAAATTTCAAGAACAAAATCCATCTATCAAAGTTAATGTGCCCGAAAATTTCGCAGATCAATTGGCGAAGGCTTTCTTTGCTCCAGATCAAGGAGCAAGGGGACTTCGCGATGCTCTTGAAACTAAGATTCGAGGTTCATTGGTGAGTTCAGTTCTAAGAGCGCGGGCAACTCAAAAAACAGTTGAGACAATTACGCTGACAATGGATCTAGAAGATACTAAACGTAATAAGCCATATAAAATAAAAGGTACGCCTGATCGAAAAGTAAATCTGAAAGTGACGTCAAACCAAGAGGGGCAAGCACCTCAGACAGACAGTGTTGATCTGACAGAACACGCAACTTCAGAAGTGTTGTTGTCGAGTAAAAATGCCCGCTTAGTCAGTTTTCATGAAGCGGGCCATGCTGTTTTAGGTGAAAATACAGATTTCATTACTATTCGCGGAGGCCGAATGGGTGACACCGAGTACTATGGATATGCTCGTGAAGATCAATCAAAGAGAACTTCATTGAACATGGATCGTAAACAAGCCGTTCATAGAATCGCCACACTATGGGCAGGCCGCAAAGCGCAAGAGCTTGCTGGATATAGTGCTGATTCTGGTTGGACACAAGATTTGGCGTCCATTCGTGAGGTGATGACTTCGTACTTTATAAAATCAGGCCTAGATCGAGATTTTGTTGGAATTGCCGTGAATGACAAAGGCGAGCCGCAAATGTCACCGTCGATGAAAATTCGCTTAGAAAAGAAAATGTCCCTGATGGAAAGAGAAGGCGAAGAACTGGCAGAGAAGACTTTAAAAGACGAGTGGCCATTTGTAAGATCCGTCGTTGCCGAACTTTTGCGAAAAGGCGAGATAACCGGCGCCCGTTTTAGACAACTAAAGGGTAATTTGTGCCTACATTTCTACAAGAAAAAAATTAGAGAAAAAAAGTAATTATATGGAGAGTTGTGTCAGTCTAATTGGAAGAATTGTCATGCAATCGTAAATCCCTTTTAAACCAAAAAAAAGTGAATTTTGACGGTTTTTGACAAAGCCAAAGATTATACCTTTATATAAATTGAAAATTCAGATAGCCTGCTAGTGAATGTCAGAGACTAATAAAAAAAAATTAAATCAAATTAAAAGTTCTCTTTTTTCCAGATCTCTGACCATGGCTAAATTTTCTTTCAACGCCGGTGCTAGCTTAGCAAGTCAAAGTCTCTCGGGTTTGTTTCAAACGCAAGCCGTAAAAGACTCTCATTGGAATCATTTTTTAAGTTCCCAGGCTGAAGCTTTCTCCAAAGAAGCGGGTGCGCTCAAAGGCTCCATTATGAAGGCTGGACAAATGCTTTCCATGTATGGTGAATATTTTTTTCCAATAGAGGTCAACCAATTTTTTAAAACCTTACAACAAGACACACCCGGTTTAAGGTGGGAAGCTATAGATCCTCTTCTGAAGGATTATCTTGGTTTGGAAAAGTATCTTGAACTTGAAATTGAAAAAGAGCCCATCGCTTGTGCTTCACTTGGTCAGGTCCATCGTGCGAAAATCAAAAAAAGCAAAGAGGAAATCGTTTTAAAAATTCAGTATCCAAAAGTAGATCTTGCTATTGATAGCGATTTAAAAGCCATTAAATCTTTTATCTATTTTTTAAAAATTATTCCAAAAGAAATGAATTTGGAAAGTGTTTTTAGTGAAATCAAGTACATGTTGCTTCAAGAAAGTGATTACGAACAGGAAGCGCAAAAAACCATCGAGTTTAAAAACCGTTTACAAAATGATAATCGTTTTATTATCCCTAAGGTGTATCTGGAATATTCAAATAAAAAAATTCTGGCTACTTCTTACGAAGGTGGGTTACGTTTGGAAAATGAAGTGATCCAATCGCTTAGCCAAGAACGCAGAAACCATCTTGCGACAAATTTTTTAGACCTTTACTATAAAGAATTATTTGTTTGGAAAGAACTTCAAACAGATCCTCACTCCGGAAATTATAAAATTCGATTAAATTCTCAAGGAAAGGATCAATGGGTACTCTATGATTTTGGGGCGACGAGAGAATATCCAGAAGAATTTTTAATTCCCTACTATGGTATGATTAAAGGGGTCTTATTCAATGATCTTGCTCTTTTTAAAAACTCTGCACAAAAACTAAAATTTATATACGAAAATGATGACCTTGGCCTTTTAGATATTTTTACCTCGTTTTGTGTTGAAACCGTCGAACCCTTTATGCTGCCTAATGATACCAGACAAAAAGGTCCCATGGACAGTGAGGGAAATTATGATTGGAAAAACACGGATCTTCCGAAAAGATTATCTGGAAAAGTCATAGAAATTTTAAAAAAATATGCATGGCGAACTCCTCCCAAAGAGTTATTATTTCTTGATAGAAAAACCGGAGGCGTTTTTATTATTCTTTCTCTTCTTAAGGCAAAAATGAATTCAAGGGACATTCTTATCAAATATTTGAAGGATCTCTAAACTGATCGCATTTGATTAACGCAAGCAAATTGCTTTTTTTTCACTAAACCTTCGAAAAAATTAATTGTTTCGATTGTTAATTTCCGAAAAGTTGCTTAAATTTTGTGTTGTTATAGAGATGTCCATTTCTGATTTCCCAATGTCCAAGATAAACTGGAATTCCGATGGGTTTTAAAATGCCTAGCAGATCAGGACTTGAAACCACAAAATGATCAACATCATCGAGACTTAATTCCCCTAAAATAAGGGTTTCAAAATATCTTTCTTTGATTCGTTTGGGCAATTTGCCCCTGAAAAATGTTCCCATAAAATGCATGATCTTTTGAAATGAAACATCAAGAGTTTTACTTCGTTCATAACCAAATTTGAAAGAGTCACTGGCTACCCATAAAGACCGCCGTTTCACTTCAGATTTCATCACAGCGCCTATCTCACCAAATTGTGAAATTAGGTCTTCAGCCATGACTTCGCCAATGTCTACATCGGCTCTGATATTAAGAAAAGCTGATTTCGGTCGAAGCTGTATGGCTTTAAGGCTCGAACCTAATTGTAAACCAATATTAGCATCTTCAATTTTAAGTCTTCTTTTTATATCCCTATTCCCATTTGATGTTCCTTTTTGATGAAGATTTATAAAACCCTTTTCTATTATGGATTGAAGATCTCGCGGCCAGAAGTGTAACACAATATCAACGTCATTGCTCATATCGACAATGGCTCCTTCGGAGAAATTAATTTGATTTTCAAATTCCTTTTCCTTTGAGACCCATCGTTTAATAATAGATCGTGCGATATCATTAACTGAGTATTTCCTATAAATGGGAATTGGAATCTTGGCCCTATCGGGCAAATCTAAGATTATTTTTTCCAGATTGGAATTATTTTCACTTAGTTCAGAAGTTGCGTAATGATCGAAGCAAAGATTCTTGTAATTTCCTAACAAAGGTTTTGCATTTAATATTCTGGGTAATATCAAGGTACTGCCAACAATAAAATTGACAAGTGTCAAAATTAAAAACACTTTTTCTTGTAATTTCCTAAAAAAAAGTCTCACGTGACGCCTTCTTTGCTATCACTTTGGAGGCTGCAACAAAGAGTCCAAAAACTTTTCTATCAAAATCAAACTAATGCTATCGAATGCAAACTAATGCTAAGTAAAAACCATTTTATTAGAAAAAAGTACTCGTTGGGAGGGCAAGCGGGTTAAAATTACCATAAAAATTAAATGTAATCTAACACGGTTGAATTGAATTGGTTGAATACTTGCTCTTATGAATCAGAGAAATCGAGGTTTTAAAAAAGCCAAATTGCAAAAACAAAAGGAGAATTTATGATAAGAAAATTGATGTTGAGGGGATTAATGATAAATAAAATAGCTTGGGTTTTATTGATCTCACTCGCTTTAGCGTCTTGCAACAAAAAGAGTACCAATACGGATCCGATTGATAATACCAGAGAAGCTTTAAAGGACGCTAATTTACAAGAAAAGACGTTCAGAGGCGATTGTCAGGAAAAACCTATAAATGAAATTGTAACAGGTTTGCTTACATTGGGAGAGAGTTCATTGAAAAGTCAAAGGATACAATATCGATTTGCAGGTGCAAATGTTTCACGAGTGACCCATTTATACTCTTCAAGAGATTGTAGTGGTTCAGAATCTTTCACTTTTGAAGAATCTGGTGAGCTCCGAATTCAAGATGGAACAAAAACACCTGATGGGTCGACTTTTGTTGAGTTCGATTATCAAAAATTAGAACTTAAAATGTCTAGTCAAGAAGGTGTAGTTATCGCGAATGCTGCCAATGTTTGTGGAATGAATGATTGGAGTCTCAACAATTCTAGAGATGTAATTACAAAATCAGAAAATATAAATTGCTATAATTTAAGAGTCCCACGGCAAGAATACAATGTTTACCGAATTGATAGCGGAAACACACTATTCTTTGGAACCCATGCGCAAGTTAATACTCCAGAGTCTCGACCCACATCAGTCAAGACTGATCTAAAATACATTTCTGAATAAATTTTTGAACAATTCCTAGAATAAATTACTGACTGTTAGTTTGTTTGATTCCAGTGATTCTGTGAGGATTGGGCTTGAAATGTGAAAACGGCATTAAAGTCACAATCCTCCATTTATTGGTTGGTGAAGATACAAGCGTGTTACAGATTATCAATAAGGACCGAGAAAGATTGAGAAACGTTATTAAAGCTTTTGGCCTGATCCATAGCTGCCTGGAGAATGGCTGGTCCAATACGCGCTTCGAGACCTATGGTAAAATGATTTCTATCTAGGGAGGTATCTATTCTTGAGGGCTCACGGTAGTACCCAACTCTCCAAGTGACGGATGTTTTAGTTCTCTTCATAAGAAGTTGTTCGGCACCCAATCGAAAAATCGAAACTTCCTTGTCAGCAACAGGAACTAAATTTGAATACTCGTTAGATTCGAAAACATAGGTGTAAGTTCCTGGGCTCTTGAACGTATCTAAATCAAAAACGATTTTTGTTTTTTGATCTTTTAAATTATAAAAAAATCCCAGACTATTTTTTTCAGGAATGATAACAGAGTTAAAATAATTACTTTTCGGATTGCTAAAGTCCCAAAAGGATTTGCCCGTGTAACTGTAGCCGAAACCAATATCCTCATTAAATCTGATAGCCATACCATATTTGTAATGGATAAGGGAGTGCTCTTGTTCGCTTACTTCTGCAAAGGAAGAGACCGATTGAGTCGCTTTGGATTCAATGACGTTGACGCCTAAACAAAAATTAGAAATAGGACAGTGGGATAAATTCAAAGCGGTATCTTTAATGGATAATTTTTTTTCAGTAGCTGAAAAATTATTGATTAAGCCAACGGCATAGGGTTGTATGACTCCGATACCTATAGAAAAAATTTTATTTTTGTAGTGAACTCCAAATAAGGATAAATTCTGAGTTTGCGATTTACCGACTCCATTGCTGTCGATATCCAACTCGTCATTGTTTAATATATTGTTTGCACCATCCAGGTTATAGCTCCATTTCGCAAAACCAGTTCCTGCTGGATTGAGGATAAAGGCATTACTGTCTTCGCTCAAGGCGGTGTAGGCGCCGGCAAGTCCCAAAACTCGACTTGAGCCAAGGCTATAATGGCCATAGGCTCCGTAGGAGCTTGCAAAGGAATTTATTGAAAAAAGAGAAAAGATCAAAGGTAGGTATTGTCTCTGAATATAGTTTTTTACCTTGGAGAAAGGATAAAATTTTATTAATAATAAGATAAGTATGACAAGTCGCAAAAGTAAAAATCCTTTAGAGGGCGTTTGAAAATTTTTCAAGCACTCTCTGAGAGAAAAAGTTTATCCTTATTTTGATGTTAGGAAAGTTTAAAGTTTAAAACAAGGTTTTAGGTAATTTAAATTAAATGAAAAGAAGCCCAATCGTTCATTTTAATAGCTACTTTCGGATTGATGGTAGCATTCATATTATCATTCACGTTTTATCAGTATTTTTTTGTATTAATTTATTTTGTCTAGGTGCAAATGCCGAGGATAATTTTTTTATGGAGCCCTATGTGGGTTTTTCTAAGCTTGAAGTTTTAGACTCCAGCACGACCTACAAGGATATAAGTGACAATTATATTATTGGGGTAAGGTCTGGAGTCAGACTCAATAAATTATTTTTGTTGGGGGCCGATTACCATGCGGGAGGTCCCTACCAATTTGGAATGGTTATTAACAGAGGTTCTTGGACCACCAAATCTTTGGGGATTATTTTTGGTTTAGACTATAAAGTCATTAGATTTTGGTATTCCTATTACCCCCAATCTCGAATTGATGATACTTTTAACAATTACTCCCTAACAGGAACGGGACAAAAATTTGGCTTTGGATTAGAACTAAATCAAAAAATAAGAGTAAATCTTGAAATCATGTGGTACGCTATGACGAAACGACTCTATCCTTATCTGGAACAGGATTTTTCTCAGTTTGTTCCTAAAGAAACAAATGCCTATTTGAGTGTTCCCGTAGAATTTTGATTTTTGAGTAGAGTATTTATACTCGTCGCATTAATGACCATCATCATATATTTTCTAGACTTAAGGGCAGAGGCTTTAGTCAAACAAGGAGGATATGTGAGAAATTTATTAATATGTTTGTTGCTATTAGTTCCTGCATTGAGTTTTGCTGATGAGTTACCAACTTTGAGATATTCAAATATAGATGCCGGGTATATCCCGGATGGTTTTGATTCCAATGATAATGTTCAAGTTGTGGTTGAAGGAGTTTACAGAGATACTTGCTCGAAACCTGCAGGGTCGAGGTTTAAAGTAAATCCCATAACGAAAAATATTGAGGTTGTTCTGTATGAATATCGTTACGAGGGACTTTGTTTAGATGTGCTTGTTCCCCATGATGAGGTCATCAATCTGGGGGTGGTTACTGATGGTCAATACAAGGTGATGCAGTCTGGTGGTCGAAATATTGGAGTCTTAAATGTGGTTAAGGCGACTAAAACAACTCCGGATGACTATCTGTATGCGCCCGTAGCTCAAGCTTATTTAAAAAGTCAAAATGGCAAAGTGGCAGTAACTATTTCTGGAGTGTTCACAAACTCTTGTATGAAGCTAAGAAAAATCATTCCTAAGGTGCAACCTAAAGTGATAGCTGTTGCTCCCATTGCTGAACTAGAACAACGTGCAGGGGTAGGGTGTGTCAATGGAAGTTATCCTTTCGAGCAAACAATCCTTATAAATAATGTCAAGCCAGGAAGATATTTGCTTCATGTGAGATCACTAAACGGCAAGGCCGTAAATAATCTCTTCGACGTTAATTAAAAATTCAGCTATTATTTTTCTAAATGAAGGTTCTTGTTTTTTTTCTACTCTCTCTTATTTATTGGCAAAGGGCATTTGCAGAGCTAAGTTGTGAAAATGTTAATGACTGCCATGAAAGTGTTGGTCAGCTGAGGATTAGAGAGAGTAAGGGTCAGCTCAAAGTATGTACTGGTTTTCTGGTAAAGGACAATGTAGTCGCTACGAATCTACATTGTCTTCCTGATGATCTAAAGCAAATAGGTACTAGTTGTTCAAAAGTTATTTCATTTGCTTTTCCAGAAAATAAACTTGGTTCCAATTCTTCAGATAAAGCAGAAAGTAATAATTGTGATAAGGTCGTCTTTATCACGGCGCCATTGTTTGAAAATGGGCTCAATGTGGATTTGGCCTTATTGAAATTTGAAAAGTCATTTCAACGAAAAGTGCTTAGAATTTCCCAGAGCGGATTCCCATTTCAATCAAAATTTCAGATTTATAAAATTGATCCTACAGAAAAAGGTGGCGTGCTTAAAAAAATAATCTGCTTGCCTAAGCCAAAAACTCTTTTGAATCCTTATTACGTGACCGAAAAGAGCCCTATCATTAACTTAAACCCTTGTGTGGCTATCAAAGGGAACTCAGGTTCTCCTATTTTATCTGAGGATGGATTGGTTCGGGGGATGTTAAGCTCAGGGGGTGGATTCGGATTGAAAAAAGAGATGCAAGAAATGAATACGGTTTTTGGTTCTAACTTTAGCTGTGTTGATCTAGGAATCTTGGGATATCCTTCGATGAATTTGAGCTCTTGCGATCTTCCCATTAATCCCGAGAACGAAAAGAAATTAGCTAATGAGCTTTATGCTCAAGAAAATATGAAACTGTTGAAGCTAGTTGAAGAAAAGCTGCAGTACGAGAAGAGGTTTAAAAATTCCGAGATGAGATTATTCAATTGGAGTCTCGTATCCAAAGAACCATCAAAAGAAAATGATCATCAGCACAGTGCAAATACGAAAGGTGATTATTTGGTAAAAGAAATTATTTTTAAGCTAGCACCTAAGTGCGTTTTGTTTAATGGAAATCCAATGGGTATTTTGAGAAAGAAGATCAAAGAATCAAATTTGATTGGAATCTCTTTTGAGTTACCTGAGTTTATTGCTAAACAAAAAATTGGAACCCAGTTAGATTTTTCAGCTGAAGTCATTGAAAAAAGTTTAACATACAAAGTGAATATTCCTGTTATCGAATTTTTTAATGAGAATCTTATTAAATTTG
Coding sequences within:
- the sixA gene encoding phosphohistidine phosphatase SixA → MLLYIVRHAIAEDRDLFAKKNPEDSLRPLTMKGKKRMRKIIQGIKRELAEIELIVTSPFLRAKQTANLISEMIGKIQIVESAELVPQAPPQAIIKWLKMEGIKHKKILIVGHEPHLSSLASLLLSGKSEGRFIEFKKSSIALIETGNFSELTPSRASLLWLLSPKMR
- a CDS encoding trypsin-like serine protease, which codes for MKVLVFFLLSLIYWQRAFAELSCENVNDCHESVGQLRIRESKGQLKVCTGFLVKDNVVATNLHCLPDDLKQIGTSCSKVISFAFPENKLGSNSSDKAESNNCDKVVFITAPLFENGLNVDLALLKFEKSFQRKVLRISQSGFPFQSKFQIYKIDPTEKGGVLKKIICLPKPKTLLNPYYVTEKSPIINLNPCVAIKGNSGSPILSEDGLVRGMLSSGGGFGLKKEMQEMNTVFGSNFSCVDLGILGYPSMNLSSCDLPINPENEKKLANELYAQENMKLLKLVEEKLQYEKRFKNSEMRLFNWSLVSKEPSKENDHQHSANTKGDYLVKEIIFKLAPKCVLFNGNPMGILRKKIKESNLIGISFELPEFIAKQKIGTQLDFSAEVIEKSLTYKVNIPVIEFFNENLIKFDVEIQSPLQTVQREKWELKACD
- a CDS encoding AarF/ABC1/UbiB kinase family protein — encoded protein: MSETNKKKLNQIKSSLFSRSLTMAKFSFNAGASLASQSLSGLFQTQAVKDSHWNHFLSSQAEAFSKEAGALKGSIMKAGQMLSMYGEYFFPIEVNQFFKTLQQDTPGLRWEAIDPLLKDYLGLEKYLELEIEKEPIACASLGQVHRAKIKKSKEEIVLKIQYPKVDLAIDSDLKAIKSFIYFLKIIPKEMNLESVFSEIKYMLLQESDYEQEAQKTIEFKNRLQNDNRFIIPKVYLEYSNKKILATSYEGGLRLENEVIQSLSQERRNHLATNFLDLYYKELFVWKELQTDPHSGNYKIRLNSQGKDQWVLYDFGATREYPEEFLIPYYGMIKGVLFNDLALFKNSAQKLKFIYENDDLGLLDIFTSFCVETVEPFMLPNDTRQKGPMDSEGNYDWKNTDLPKRLSGKVIEILKKYAWRTPPKELLFLDRKTGGVFIILSLLKAKMNSRDILIKYLKDL
- a CDS encoding AAA family ATPase; the encoded protein is MRIVLVFIYLIALSPFLALAEKVEFRYEFNNETLFFRFNSDGSPDEVHILDQDDKNWRLLAKGKISELTLPVHDNIPVLPDGVRLGSQKTSDFNIVIDGHWALLVLAKGIPPIPPGQGRYLLPDVNVSNIHYSQGFDYNNDFYRIISYQTNTGPKTIIVRRSDGKYRLLAKKKISFDKNTAIQNRIINIPGLARTFNIDDFEGGPSAKFERLHEIHEEIERLREDLKNTIFGQDLALNALVNSYRELKTNTSNKPRVVLAMGPSGTGKSYTAETFAELKANGLVMTIKGNEFNAHAGSLDYMKLLGGAKGTSADKEGSLITWLKSLEGKQGVLIIDEGDKMHPEIWLKMMEFLNTGILTDNEGKLIKTENLVVFITTNRGVKRMFPSNSKNWSQAQIDERAASLTQEQLKAFYLQKEGLDDKNVLPPEVLNRIDEFIPYAPLTPEAAVGIVKKISTELSDHYEIEFGIYFEASAEVLRELALADFNGSIDGRAVKRNLSKLYSDGLHLAAKKLGLKTEGHVHLELSTNPKGQRFLQMRVDSESLPLAPLSQVKLSPMEDPIQAQRLLNMESELNLEVFGQTEAMHDIAEAAKAHGGMNNNGRPLIIFLGGISGNGKTETGRALAKVRYGSENRLAIIPLGGVQNDAQFDNIFGISAQYRGGDVERVFEKALRENPEGGVLVFDEISNMGGMDRAIKEGLLMKFYDLFEEGRYISPIDGREYNLDKYTIVLTGNDGQDAFRGMTNDDLLLTTWKENKSPDRIRRMLLARGWPQALINRVTIKLLLKPTLSTEIGRIAKKLLKRELDKFQEQNPSIKVNVPENFADQLAKAFFAPDQGARGLRDALETKIRGSLVSSVLRARATQKTVETITLTMDLEDTKRNKPYKIKGTPDRKVNLKVTSNQEGQAPQTDSVDLTEHATSEVLLSSKNARLVSFHEAGHAVLGENTDFITIRGGRMGDTEYYGYAREDQSKRTSLNMDRKQAVHRIATLWAGRKAQELAGYSADSGWTQDLASIREVMTSYFIKSGLDRDFVGIAVNDKGEPQMSPSMKIRLEKKMSLMEREGEELAEKTLKDEWPFVRSVVAELLRKGEITGARFRQLKGNLCLHFYKKKIREKK